A genomic stretch from Lathyrus oleraceus cultivar Zhongwan6 chromosome 2, CAAS_Psat_ZW6_1.0, whole genome shotgun sequence includes:
- the LOC127121092 gene encoding protein MAIN-LIKE 2-like, translating to MSLLTMGQEHRGTRANIASFDPKKFRQRSHPMPYPDPWCVPYIERAGFGHVMHVVNATIDAKFILALCERWRPETHTFHLPTGECTVTLEDVYMLLGLRIDGKPVTGNVQQPNQICVQMLGVDLVEGEGSAKARGQGIKLSSLQLYHDSITLTEESSEQEKVIKTRVYIMLLFGNLLFPEGTGNSINFMYLSLLGDIDRISTYSWGSAVLAFLYSSLCKNAQNEHCTFSGCAFLLQTWGWWRLPRLAPENPNDYSFPYATRFITTGLDYSLTPKNKIIFYRQLLDRLRAQDVLPLNHSTSN from the exons atgtcgcttcttaccatgggccaagaacacagaggaactagggcaaacattgcctcattc gatcccaagaaatttcgtcaacgttcacacccaatgccttatccagacccatggtgcgtaccttacatagagcgtgcgggtttcggtcatgtaatgcatgtcgtaaatgccaccattgatgccaaattcattttggctctgtgtgaacgttggagacctgagacacacacctttcacctaccaactggtgaatgtaccgtcacattagaggacgtgtacatgcttttaggtcttagaatagatggtaagcctgtgaccggaaatgttcaacagcctaaccaaatatgtgttcaaatgttgggggtagatctggtcgagggtgaggggtctgccaaagcaaggggtcagggtattaaattatctagcctacaattgtaccacgactccataactttgactgaggaatcctccgaacaagaaaaagtcataaaaacccgggtttacattatgctattgtttgggaacttgctatttcccgaagggacgggaaatagcataaattttatgtacttgagtttgctcggggacattgatagaataagcacatatagttggggttctgcagtattagcattcctatatagctctttgtgtaaaaatgcacaaaatgagcactgtacattttctggatgtgcttttttgcttcaaacatgggggtggtggagattgccgaggctagccccagaaaatcctaatgactactccttcccctacgcaactag gttcattacaaccggactggattacagtcttacccccaaaaataaaattatattttatcgtcaactgttggatcgtctccgagcacaggatgtattaccactaaatcactcaacttctaactga